A single window of Nasonia vitripennis strain AsymCx chromosome 4, Nvit_psr_1.1, whole genome shotgun sequence DNA harbors:
- the LOC100121929 gene encoding phospholipase B1, membrane-associated yields the protein MRVAGFCGWIWLVILIFGSCVMMVESQRTFLDSLANVELLRAFRKWTGEVIGRTGREPRLLRTAMNQDRTQSYYGGPFPCNTSVGGRSAEVPKSVHQLRPGDIDVIGAMGDSLTAGLGIFATSLLHLVIENRGVVASGGGQGTWREFLTLPNILKEFNPNLIGYALTDSFTFEKASQFNVAESGAISRDMPYMAQAIINRMKSDPRVNVKKHWKMITLMIGANDFCTEMCYLPEASMTLSNHKNDLLQVLRLLRDELPRTFVSIVPPPHLQQLVEITGRSSLCELTVNFECSCLFGLVYRSQRQKYYDIMTSWQRLDEEIAQYPEFQRDDFTVVVQPLTTNLTFPVASNGLSDLTYLSTDCFHVSQKGNARTANALWNNLMQPVGQKSRNWPEIFGEFVCPTERRPYIATPKNSRN from the exons ATGAGAGTTGCTGGGTTTTGTGGTTGGATATGGCTGGTGATTTTAATTTTCGGTTCCTGTGTGATGATGGTCGAGAGCCAGAGGACTTTCTTGGATTCGCTGGCGAATGTCGAGCTTTTGAGAGCTTTCAGGAAGTGGACGGGAGAAGTTATCG GCAGGACAGGCAGAGAACCTAGATTATTGAGAACGGCGATGAATCAGGATCGAACGCAAAGCTACTATGGGGGACCGTTTCCTTGCAATACGTCCG TCGGCGGCAGGTCAGCCGAGGTGCCCAAGTCGGTTCATCAGCTCAGGCCCGGAGACATCGACGTGATCGGCGCGATGGGCGACTCGCTGACGGCTGGACTCGGTATCTTCGCCACTAGTCTGCTGCACTTGGTCATCGAGAACAGAGGAGTCGTCGCCAGTGGCGGAGGACAAGGTACCTGGAGGGAATTTCTCACGTTGCCGAATATACTCAAG GAATTCAACCCAAATCTGATCGGATATGCTCTCACGGACTCGTTTACCTTTGAAAAAGCATCTCAGTTCAACGTGGCGGAAAGCGGCGCCATATCCAGGGACATGCCCTACATGGCTCAAGCTATTATCAACAGGATGAAAAGTGACCCTCGTGTCAACGTGAAAAAACATTGGAAG ATGATCACGCTGATGATCGGAGCTAACGATTTTTGCACCGAAATGTGTTATCTACCCGAGGCTTCGATGACGCTGTCGAATCACAAGAACGATTTGCTGCAAGTATTGCGATTACTCAGGGACGAGCTGCCAAGAACGTTCGTATCGATAGTTCCTCCGCCACATCTTCAGCAACTCGTCGAAATCACCGGCAGATCTAGTCTTTGCGAATTAACCGTGAATTTCGAGTGCTCTTGTTTATTTGGACTAGTTTATCGAAGCCAAAGACAAAAATATTACGATATCATGACGAG TTGGCAACGTTTGGACGAAGAAATAGCCCAGTACCCCGAATTCCAACGAGACGACTTCACCGTGGTTGTGCAACCGTTGACGACTAATTTGACCTTCCCAGTGGCATCTAATGGCCTGTCCGATCTGACCTATCTCTCGACCGATTGTTTCCACGTCAGCCAGAAGGGAAACGCGAGAA CTGCCAATGCCTTGTGGAATAACCTGATGCAGCCGGTGGGACAGAAGTCCCGAAACTGGCCGGAAATTTTTGGGGAATTCGTTTGTCCTACCGAGCGAAGGCCGTACATTGCGACCCCCAAGAACTCGAGGAATTAA
- the LOC116417448 gene encoding uncharacterized protein LOC116417448: MAAAMRMSFYICNVAPSPWDSVKSKNVDEYNSWTLFRYSSIKIPYIDSSLCQNLYFDKTRDLHGHVVNLGVFVQSSTLPFDDMKVGLDRFGGVNGEIAKEIWTKLNANASVKFYKTMGTFDAKGNPVGFYEDLRLHRIDYAMNMIFFRYFWKLQTYPHESSAICIISYKDRSTIGSLRELLSTITSTFWIIVIIGSVILNIALKFLLNENISSSCLELLRMIISVSSLKEPQQYTRRFFFAYIIVLTMMTNFYFQSSLSSISIAPSSKPVIDSEESLLKSDLIIYGRASMRSFLNLSDPKHKERYVNEEFPKCAKRLLQGQRVACISGCISSRYNIYEGGRVHISEEKRHTFMSFAVRDNWPLYFRVNQILRRMSEGGLIVLFRRREMRLFKRPPRFRKSIKRITMRDANFAFYVWNVGVVVSSCVFMCEIFLAKIKTKISVAF; encoded by the exons ATGGCTGCAGCGATGCGTATGAGTTTTTACATTTG TAATGTTGCTCCGTCACCATGGGATTCTGTGAAGAGTAAAAACGTTGATGAATACAATTCTTGGACGTTGTTCAGATATTCCTCGATTAAAATACCTT ATATAGATTCATCGCTCTGTCAAAATCTTTACTTCGATAAAACACGAGACTTACACGGCCATGTCGTGAATTTAGGTGTATTCGTTCAATCGTCGACGCTTCCGTTCGACGATATGAAAGTTGGATTGGATCGATTTGGAGGCGTCAATGGTGAAATAGCCAAAGAAATATGGACGAAATTAAACGCCAATGCTAGCGTTAAATTTTACAAGACGATGGGCACTTTTGACGCCAAAGGCAATCCTGTAGGATTCTACGAAGATCTTCGATTACATAGAATAGACTACGCAATGAACATGATTTTCTTTCGTTACTTCTGGAAGCTTCAGACCTATCCTCACGAAAGCTCTGCGATATGCATAATATCTTACAAGGATAGATCCACTATAGGATCTCTGAGAGAACTGCTATCAACCATCACTTCAACATTTTGGATAATCGTCATCATTGGCTCTGTTATATTAAACATAGCTTTGAAATTCCTACTAAACGAGAACATAAGTTCGAGCTGTTTGGAACTGCTGAGAATGATAATCAGTGTATCCAGTTTAAAGGAACCTCAACAATACACTAGAAGATTCTTCTTCGCTTACATCATTGTCCTGACGATGATGACCAACTTTTACTTCCAGAGCAGCTTGAGCTCGATCAGCATCGCACCATCGTCCAAACCAGTCATCGACTCGGAAGAAAGTTTGCTAAAATCCGATTTGATCATTTACGGAAGGGCTAGCATGAGATCCTTCCTCAATCTATCGGATCCAAAACACAAGGAACGATACGTCAACGAGGAGTTCCCCAAATGCGCCAAACGTCTGTTACAGGGACAACGAGTGGCCTGTATTTCTGGATGCATATCATCGAGGTATAACATTTACGAGGGCGGTAGAGTTCACATATCCGAGGAGAAAAGACACACGTTCATGTCCTTCGCGGTGAGGGACAACTGGCCGCTGTACTTCAGAGTCAATCAGATTCTTCGGAGGATGAGCGAAGGGGGATTGATCGTTTTGTTTCGTCGGCGGGAAATGCGGCTGTTCAAACGACCGCCTAGATTTAGAAAATCTATAAAGAGGATTACCATGAGAGATGCGAATTTCGCGTTTTATGTTTGGAACGTAGGAGTAGTTGTATCGAGCTGTGTATTCATGTGTGAAATCTTTTTAGCTAAGATCAAAACCAAGATCTCTGTTGCTTTTTGA